One stretch of Prunus persica cultivar Lovell chromosome G1, Prunus_persica_NCBIv2, whole genome shotgun sequence DNA includes these proteins:
- the LOC18789179 gene encoding superoxide dismutase [Fe] 3, chloroplastic isoform X1, whose product MILCPSAPSPHLLSTDFSQSFKSPILPHPCTQQRRWPDWSQRASKVVAYYGLKKPPYKFDALEPYMSQRTLEVHWGGHHRNYVEGLNKQLEKNDILYGYSFDELVKATYNNGNPLPEFNNAAQVWNHDFFWESMQPGGGDIPKLGVLQQIEKDFGSFTNFREKFVEAALTIFGSGWVWLVLKREERQLKIIKTSNAICPLVWDDIPIISLDLWEHAYYLDYKNDRGKYVDVFMNHLVSWNAAMARMARAEAFVNLGEPNIPVA is encoded by the exons ATGATACTCTGCCCTTCAGCTCCGAGCCCTCATCTTTTATCGACCGACTTTTCTCAGTCTTTCAAGAGTCCCATACTCCCTCATCCG TGTACGCAGCAGAGAAGATGGCCCGACTGGTCTCAAAGAGCTTCTAAAGTTGTTGCTTACTATGGCTTGAAGAAACCTCCTTATAAATTT GATGCTTTGGAGCCCTATATGAGTCAGAGGACACTGGAAGTTCATTGGGGAGGCCATCATCGTAACTATGTGGAAGGTTTGAACAAACAGCTGGAGAAGAATGACATACTATATGGCTATAGTTTTGATGAACTTGTCAAAGCAACATATAATAATGGGAATCCTTTACCTGAATTCAACAACGCTGCTCAG GTCTGGAATCATGACTTTTTTTGGGAATCCATGCAACCTGGAGGCGGGGACATACCCAAACTAGGCGTCCTTCAGCAGATTGAAaaggattttggttcctttACAAATTTCAGAGAGAAGTTTGTAGAGGCAGCACTTACAATATTTGGCTCGGGCTGGGTTTGGCTTGTTT tgaagagagaagagagacagCTTAAGATAATTAAAACTTCAAATGCCATTTGCCCACTCGTCTGGGATGACATA CCCATAATCAGTTTGGATCTCTGGGAG CATGCTTATTATCTGGATTACAAG AATGACAGAGGGAAGTATGTGGATGTATTTATGAACCATCTTGTGTCTTGGAATGCGGCAATGGCACGCATGGCCCGAGCAGAGGCCTTTGTGAATTTAGGGGAACCTAATATCCCTGTTGCTTAA
- the LOC18789179 gene encoding superoxide dismutase [Fe] 3, chloroplastic isoform X2: MILCPSAPSPHLLSTDFSQSFKSPILPHPQRRWPDWSQRASKVVAYYGLKKPPYKFDALEPYMSQRTLEVHWGGHHRNYVEGLNKQLEKNDILYGYSFDELVKATYNNGNPLPEFNNAAQVWNHDFFWESMQPGGGDIPKLGVLQQIEKDFGSFTNFREKFVEAALTIFGSGWVWLVLKREERQLKIIKTSNAICPLVWDDIPIISLDLWEHAYYLDYKNDRGKYVDVFMNHLVSWNAAMARMARAEAFVNLGEPNIPVA, translated from the exons ATGATACTCTGCCCTTCAGCTCCGAGCCCTCATCTTTTATCGACCGACTTTTCTCAGTCTTTCAAGAGTCCCATACTCCCTCATCCG CAGAGAAGATGGCCCGACTGGTCTCAAAGAGCTTCTAAAGTTGTTGCTTACTATGGCTTGAAGAAACCTCCTTATAAATTT GATGCTTTGGAGCCCTATATGAGTCAGAGGACACTGGAAGTTCATTGGGGAGGCCATCATCGTAACTATGTGGAAGGTTTGAACAAACAGCTGGAGAAGAATGACATACTATATGGCTATAGTTTTGATGAACTTGTCAAAGCAACATATAATAATGGGAATCCTTTACCTGAATTCAACAACGCTGCTCAG GTCTGGAATCATGACTTTTTTTGGGAATCCATGCAACCTGGAGGCGGGGACATACCCAAACTAGGCGTCCTTCAGCAGATTGAAaaggattttggttcctttACAAATTTCAGAGAGAAGTTTGTAGAGGCAGCACTTACAATATTTGGCTCGGGCTGGGTTTGGCTTGTTT tgaagagagaagagagacagCTTAAGATAATTAAAACTTCAAATGCCATTTGCCCACTCGTCTGGGATGACATA CCCATAATCAGTTTGGATCTCTGGGAG CATGCTTATTATCTGGATTACAAG AATGACAGAGGGAAGTATGTGGATGTATTTATGAACCATCTTGTGTCTTGGAATGCGGCAATGGCACGCATGGCCCGAGCAGAGGCCTTTGTGAATTTAGGGGAACCTAATATCCCTGTTGCTTAA